GTGGCGCGCCACCGCGCTGATCGAGCCCAGGCCCAGGCAATGGTCGCCGCCCAGCAGGATGGGCAGGCGGCCCAGTTGCAGCTCGGCATAGACGGCCTCGTGCACGGCGCGGTTCCAGGCCGTCACCTCGGGCAGGTGGCGGTAGCCATTCACCGGCGGCTGCCAGGGGTTGTAGGGGCCGCTGAGGTTGCCGCGGTCCACCACCTCGACACCGTGGCCCTCCAGCGTCTGGGCCAGATTGGCCACGCGCATGGCCTCGGGGCCCATGCTGGCACCGCGCGCGCCTGCGCCGATGTCGGTCGGGGCGCCGATGAGGGAGACGGATCGGAGGATGGTCATGATGGACTCTGGCTCAATCGTTGTGGTCGTGGTTGGGGTTCATGTCGTACTCGCGCTCGAGCAGGGCCCAGGCCTCCTCGGCGTTCTCGACATAATGGAAAAGTTGCTCGTCACCCGGGCTGATCATGCCGGTCTCGATCAGGTAGTCGAAATTGATCAGCTTGCTCCAGAACTCGCGCCCGAACATCAGGATGGGGCGGCGACGGCTCTTGCCGGTCTGCACCAGGGTCATGGTCTCGAACAGTTCGTCGAGCGTGCCGAAGCCGCCCGGGAAGCACACCAGCGCCACCGAGCGCATCAGGAAGTGCATCTTGCGCAGCGCGAAGTAGTGGAAGCGGAAGCACAGCTCGGGCGTGATGTAGGGGTTGGGCAGCTGCTCGTGCGGCAGCACGATGTTCAGGCCGATGCTCTTGCCGCCGACCTCGTGCGCGCCGCGGTTGCCTGCCTCCATGATGCCGGGGCCGCCGCCGGTGACCACATAGATGGGGTTGTGCCGATCGCTGGAGGCCTTGGTGACGAGCGAGGCAAAGCGGCGCGCTTCCTCGTAGTAGCGGCTCATCGCCAGCTGCATCTCGGCGCGCTTGATGGCCGCGGCGTCGCCACCGGCCTTGGCGGCCTGCACGGCGGCCAGCGCGCCCTCGCGGTCGAGGATGCGGGCGCTGCCGAACATCACGATGGTGGAGTGGATGCCCTGCTCCTGCTGCACCAGCTCGGGCTTGAGCAGCTCCAGCTGCATGCGCACCGGGCGCAGCTCCTCGCGCAGCAGGAAGTCGGTGTCGGTGAAGGCCAGGCGGTAGGCGCTGTCTGGGCCTTCGTAATCCGGCGAGGGTTTGAGGTGCTTGGCTTCTTCCTTGGCGGTGGGGAAGTTGCGAGCGTGCAGTTTGTTGTGCTTTGACATGGCAATGTGGTCTGGCGGGGACTGTAAATTGTCCGATGGGAAATTTTGTTTCTTAGTTTGGCGAATCCGTGGCCAAAGATTGGCCGCCGCAACAGCTGCAGCCGGGATCGCGCTGCACCTGGATCTCGCTCCACTCCATGCGGCGCGCATCCAGCATCTGCAGCCGGCCGGCCAGGCTGCCGGGCAGGCCCATCAGCAGCTTCAGCGCCTCGGCCGCCTGCATGCTGCCGATGATGCCCACCAGGGGGGCGAACACGCCCATGGTGGCGCAGCGCACCTCCTCGTAGGCAGCGTCGGGCGGGAACAGGCAGGCGTAGCAGGGCTGCCTGCCGTCGCGGCTGTCGTAGACGCTGATCTGGCCGTCGAAGCCGATCGCCGCGCCCGCCACCAGCGGCCTGCCATGGCGCACGCAGGCGGCGTTCACCGCATGGCGGGTGGCGAAGTTGTCCGAGCAGTCCAGCACCACGTCGGCCGTGGCCACCAACTCATCGAGTTGGGCGGCATTGGCGCGCAGCTGCAGGGCCCGGACTTGCACCTCGGGATTGAGCTGGGCCAGCGTGCGTGCGGCCGAGGCCACCTTGGGCGTGCCCACGGCGTCGAGCCGGTGCACGATCTGGCGCTGCAGATTGGTCAGGTCCACGGTGTCGTGGTCCACCAGGGTCAGGCGGCCGACGCCGGCGGTGGCCAGGTAGAGAGCCACCGGCGAGCCCAGGCCGCCGGCACCGATCACCAGGGCATGCGAGTCGGCGAGCTTTTGCTGGCCTTCCACGCCGATTTCGTCCAGCAGGATATGCCGCGAGTAGCGCAGCAATTGTTCGTCATTCATGCGCCGAGCATACTGCGCCGCCAAGCACAACGGCCCGCAAAAAGGCCCGCGCTAGGCGGGCCGTTCGCGTGCGGGAAAGCGGTGCCTTATTCGCCCGGCTTGGCCTCGGCCTTGCGCTCTACCGCCGTCTTCGACACGGCCACCGGCCGGCCCTTGAGTTGGTTGAGCGCCTGCTGCAGCGGGAAGTCCTCGGCCGAGCCGAATTCGGGCAGGGGCTTGGGCGGCTCGTTCTTCTTGGCGAAGTCGGCCTCGAGCTTCTGGCGTGCTTCCTCGCGTGCCTTCTCGCGCGCCGCATCCTTCTCTTCGGCACCGTTGTTGAGGTGCTTCTCGAGATCCGCCTCGCGCATGCGCAGGGCGGCGAACACATTGCCCTCGGCGGTTTCGTCCAGCAGCACGTCAGGCACGATGCCCTTGGCCTGGATGGAGCGGCCGCTGGGCGTGTAGTAGCGCGCGGTGGTGATCTTCAGCGCGGTCTCGGGGCCCAGTTGGCGCACCGTCTGCACCGAACCCTTGCCGAAGGTCTGGGCGCCCATCACGATGGCGCGCTTGTGGTCCTGCAGGGCGCCGGCGACGATCTCGCTGGCCGAGGCCGAGCCTTCGTTGACCAGCACCACCAGGGGCACGTTCTTCAACGCGGCCGGCAGCTTGCGCAGCGGGTCGCTGCCGCCACGGCGCTGATAGAAGTCGGGGCTGGCCTTGAAGCTGGCCTTGGACTCGGCGATCTGGCCGTTTGTGCTGACCACTTCCACGCCTTGCTGCAGGAAGGCGGCGGAAATCGCCACCGAAGCCTCCAGCAGACCGCCGGGGTCATTGCGCAGGTCCAGCACCAGACCCTTGAGATTGGGTTCGGCCTTGTAGATTTCTTCCAGCTTGCGCGCGAAGTCTTCCACCGTGCGGTCCTGGAACTGGCTCACGCGCAGCCAGGCATAGCCGGGTTCCACCACCTTGGAGCGCACGCTCTGCACGCGGATCTCTTCGCGCGTGATGGTGATGGGGAAGCTGCGGCTTTCGCTCTTGCGGTAAATCGTCAGCGAGACCTTGGTGTTGGGCTCGCCGCGCATGCGCTTGACGGCCTGGTCCAGCGAGAGGCCCTTGACGGCCGTGTCGTCGATCTTGCTGATCAGGTCGCCGCTCTTGAGGCCGGCGCGGAAGGCGGGCGAGCCTTCGATCGGCGAGACGATCTTCACCAGACCATCTTCCATGCCGATCTCGATGCCCACGCCGACGAACTTGCCGGTCGTGCCTTCACGGAATTCCTTGAAGCTCTTCTGGTCGAAGAACTGCGAGTGCGGATCCAGGCCGGAAACCATGCCCGAGATGGCATCGTTGATGAGTTTCTTCTCATCCACCGGCTCCACGTATTCGGCCTTCACCAGCCCGAATACCGCCGCCAGTTGCTGCATCTCTTCCAGGGGCAGCGGAGTGAGGCTGCTGCGGGCGTTTGCCTGCAACTGCATCGTGGTCAGCGCCCCGGCCACGGCGCCCAACGCTACCCAGCCTGCGACTTTCAGTTTGGCACCCATGATGCGAGTGTTTCCTATCGGTGAGATCCTGCACGACTGCAGTCTGCGCCCCCTATGAGGCGGGCAGACCCTCTGCGAAACCAGTATATGCGCAGCCCTGCGCCGAATGCTTGGGTGTGAGCCCGGATTGGGCCACCAATTCCGGGGATCGCAGTGAACAAATAGACGAAACCGGGCCGGCCCGGCATCAACCTTCAGTCCGCCGCCACGCCGGCCGGAATGCCGAAAGTCACGACATGGTCCACATGGGCGCGTATGCCTATCCATTCGCCCAGCTGATGGTCGTGGTGCGAGGGCACATGGGCCATCAGGCGTTCGCCGCTGGCCAGGCGCAGGGTGTAGAGGAACTCGGCGCCGCGGAAGATCTTGCGCTCGATCTGCGCCTTCACCGGCGCGAGGTCGTCGTGCACGATGTCGTCGGCGCGCAGCAGTACCTCGCAAGCGCCATCGGGATAGGCCGTCGGCAGCGGGCATTCGCCCGCATCGGTCAGCTCGCCCACGGCGGTCCGCACCAGCGGGCCGTCCGGCCCGGCGACGATGCGCGCCGGCGTGAACACGCCATGGCCGATGAAGTCCGCCACGAAGCGCGTGGCCGGGCGGTGGTAGACGGTGTAGGCCTCGTCCCATTGCTCCAGCCGGCCCTGGTGCATCACGCCCACCACGTCGCCGATCGCGAAGGCCTCGGCCTGGTCGTGGGTGACAAACAGGGCGGTGGTGCCGCTGGCGTGCAGGATGGCGCGCAGCTCCTGCGAGAGGTGCTCGCGCAGGTCCACGTCCAGGCTGGAGAAGGGCTCGTCCAGCAGCATCAGGCGCGGTGCCGGCGCGAGCGCGCGTGCCAGCGCCACACGCTGCTGCTGGCCACCCGAGAGCTGGTGCGGCGCGCGCTTGGCCGCATGGGCCAGGCCCACCAGTTCCAGCATCTCGCGGACGCGCTGCTCGCGTTGCTGGCGCGGCAGACCTTGCAGGCCGAAGCCGATGTTCTGGGCAATGCTGAGGTGCGGGAACAGCGCGTAGTCCTGGAACACCATGCCGATGCGGCGCGCCTCGGGCGGCAGGTGCAGGCCGCTGCCGGCGTCGGCCAGGGTTTCGCCATCGATGCGGATGCGGCCGGCCTGCAGCCGTTCCAGCCCGGCGATGCTGCGCAGCAGCGAGGTCTTGCCGCAGCCCGAGGGGCCGATCAGCACGCCGATCTGTCCGCGCCCGAGCGCCAGGGTGACGGCATCGACCGCAGCACGGCGGCCATGGGAATTCGGGTAGCGCAGACCGACCTGGTCGAGGGCAAGAAACATGGTCCTATGATACCGGCCTGAGCCTGTTTCTCGAATGCGCATTATTCGCATTTGATCCCTGTCAAGCCGAATGCTGCGCTTCATCATCCTTGTCTGCCTGTTGCTGGCCGTGCCCGTCGCGGGCGTTTTGGGCTCCTGGCTGGCCCTCGATGCCCAGGCCTGGGCCATCCTGGCGCATCAGTGGCAGACCGTGCTGCCCGAATACGCCTGGTCTTCGCTGCTGCTGTCGGTGAGCGTGGCCCTGGGCGTGGCACTGCTGGGCGGGGCCACGGCCGCCGCGGTGAGCCTGTTCGAGTTTCCGGGCCGGCGCTGGTTCGAATGGGCCTTGCTGCTGCCCATGGCGATGCCGGCCTATGTGGCCGCCTATGCCTACACCGATGTGCTGCAGTACAGCGGCGCGCTGCAGAGCACGCTGCGCCAGTGGACCGGCGCGCAGGGCGCGCTGTGGCCGGATCCGCGCAGCCTGCCCGGGGCGGTGCTGCTGTTCGTGCTGTGCCTCTACCCCTATGTCTATCTGCTCACCCGCACCGCCCTGGCCGAACGCGGCGTGGCGCTGATGGAGGCGGCGCGCATGCTGGGCGCAGGCACCTGGCGGCGCGTGCGCGAGGTGGCGCTGCCGCTGGCGCGCCCGGCGCTGGCGGCGGGCGTGGCCCTGGCGCTGATGGAAACCCTGGCCGACTATGGCGTGGGCGCCTATTTCGGCCTGACCACGCTGACCACTGGCATCTACAAGGCCTGGCTGGTGATGAACGATCGCATCGCCGCGGCCCAGCTGGCCTCGGTGCTGCTGCTGGTGGTGGCCCTGTTGCTGTGGCTGGAGCGGCGTGCCCAGGCCAGGCTGCGTTTCGTCGGCAGCCGCAGCGGTGCCCTGCATGCGGCCGAAGCCAGGCCGCTGCCGCTGCAGGGCCTGGCCGCACTGGGCGCCTTCCTGCTGTGCGCGCTGCCGGTGCTGCTGGGCTTTGTGCTGCCGGTGCTGGTGCTGCTGCAGCTGCTGTGGCAGGAGGGCATGCATGGCGAGATGGGCCTGCCGCTGGCGCGCTTTGCGCAATGGGCCTGGACCAGCCTGCAACTCGCCGGCCTGGCGGCCGTGCTGGCGGTCTCGCTGGCCCTGGTGCTGGCCTATGCGACCAGGGTGCGCAGTGCCTCGCCCACGTTGGCGGCGCTGCTGGGTGTGTCGAACCGCATCGTCTCGCTCGGCTATGCCGTGCCCGGTGCGGTGCTGGCGGTGGGCATCCTGCTGCCGCTGGGCTGGCTGCAGACCCATGCGCCGCAGCTGGGTCTGACGGCGCTGATGACGGGCAGCATCGCCGGCCTGATCTACGCCTACCTGGTGCGCTTCTCGGGCGTGGCCCTGCAATCGGTGGAGGCCGGCTATGCGCGCATCTCCACCACCGTGGACGAGACCGCGCGCATGCTGGGCGCCTCGCGCCGCCGCCTGTTCCTGGAGCTGCATGCGCCGCTGCTGGCGCGCTCGGCACTGGCGGCCGCCTTGCTGGTGTTCGTCGACGTGATGAAGGAGTTGCCCGCCACCCTGGTGCTGCGCCCCTTCAACAGCGACACCCTGGCGGTGGTGGCCTACCAGCTGGCGCGCGACGAGCGCCTGGGCGAGGCGGCCCTGCCGTCGCTGGCCATCGTGTTGGTGGGTTTGGTGCCGGTGCTGATGCTGTCGCGCGCCATGCGCAAGAAACCTGGGACTTGACCACCACGCCCCGGCGCTTTGATACTGACTCGCAATATGCGTCGTACAGGAGCCCGGATCCGCTATGGATAGCAACCACTGGCTGATGGCCATCGCAGGCCTGGTGATCGGCATCGGCCTGGCCTGGGGCGCCGCGATGTGGTGGTTCGGCCGGCTGCTGAAGCAGGCCGCGCTGCGGCTCGACAAGACCGAAAAAGCCCGCCAGTTCTCCGCCACCCAGACAACCCAGGCGCGCAAGCAGATCGAGGCGCTGCAGCATGAGCTTGGCGAACTGAGGCATGCGATGCAGCACAAGGCCCATATCGCGCGCTCCCTGCCGGACAGCCCGGAGATGATTCTCCCGGTCGCCGACACACCGGCAAGCCGGTCCGGCCCCGGCGATGGATTCGCCGATACCCAGATACTGCTGCCGAGCAAGCGCTGAGTCTGGTCCCCCCGACAGGAATCGAACCTGTATCTGCCGCTTAGGAGGCGGCCGTTCTATCCATTGAACTACGGGGAGGCTGTGGCTCGAAGAGCGCGCAATTCTAGCCGCGCTTCAATGCCTCGCTCGCCGTCAGATCTTCATCGGGCCTATGTAGGCGTCGCCATAAGCCAGGCCGCTGATGAACAGCACGCGATCGATGCTGTTCTTGGTCAGGCCGCCGTGGAACCAGTTGAACCATATATGGGCGACGCCGAGCTCGCGGATGCCGGGCAGATAACCTGGCGGTTGCGTCACCAGGGGTAGCGAGCGCATCACCATGCCGGTACTTTCGTAGGCCAGGCGTCCGTCGACCCAGCAACGCACCTCGCCATCGGCGGTCCAGTACTGCTGCACACCGTTGATCAGATGCGGCTGCCCGTTCACGATGGCGGGCTGGTCCACCGAGTTGAGCTTGATTTCCTCTTCGACGCAGTACCAACGGTCGGCGTACAGCACACCGCCAAGACCGCCGCGCTGCCCCAGTGAGTGGAAGGCCCGGTCGCCGATGCCGGCGTAGTTGTGCCCGGGTGGATTGTTCTGGTAATCGTAGAACGACCAGGCGTTGCCCCAGCCGCCGGCCGCCGGGCTGTCGGGGTCGGCCACCATGTCGTAGAACTCGCGCCGCAGGGTCCAGCCGTAGCCGCCACCTGCCGTGCCGCTATTGCCGCCCCGCTTGGTCTTGTGGGCTGCGCCGATCGAACATTTGCCCGCGCAGTCGGTCCATGTCGGCACTCCTTGCTTCAGGACCTGGTACTTCTCGCTCAGGTTGACACGGTAGGGTGTCCGATGGCGTGAGCCGATGCGCATGTAATAGCGCACGAACAAACGCTGCTGGCGGCCGAAGCGGCTCTCCGGAAGGAAGATGAAGCCGTTGGCGGCCAGCGTGCCGGACTGACCGACCTCCGCGCCGTCGCCAATGCCGGGCGTCTTGTCCATGCGGACCTTGAGCGCTCCCATGCCAGGGGCAAGGGGCTCAAAGTGCTCGCCGCGGTAGCTGCTGTTGACGACTTCGGCGCCGCCCGCATCCCAGCTCGCGATCCATTTGCCCAGGCCACGATGCGGTAGCTTGCTCTTGTCCGGCGTACCGCCCCACAAGGCCGGGTCGTACAAGTTCTGCAGTTCGATGTTGAGCGCCTCGCCGGTGTAGAAGTAGCTGGACGCTGGCGTCCCATCGTCGTAGCGGTGTTGTCCAATGATGCTGGGATGAGTGCCCAGGCCGGCATCCAGCGGGTATGCGCTGGCGACACCCTGCTGTACGGGATCGTCGTTGATGGGCGGATCGGCGAGGAAGAACTCCAGCAGCGGGTTGCTGCCGTCCCAGTGCTGGGTGACCCGGAAGCGCAGGCTGGCGCTGCGCACCGGCTTGCTGGGGCGGTCGAATTCCAGGGTCGCGGGCAGGGGCAGATCGGGCAATGCGCTGGCAGGTTGCGACAGTCCCTCGGTCAATGGCGCGGAAACACGGCAATTCAAGGTGGCAGTGCTGCCATCGGTGTAGCTGACCTCGATCACCGGTCGCCATGCCGCCGTGGCATTGAAACGTCCCGCAACAAGCCGAGGGGCGGTGCTGCCGGGTGTGCGCCGCAGGATCCAGGCATTCCAGCGGCCACTGCTTTCCACCAGCTTCAGCGCAGTGCCGATGTCAACCGCGTAGTCCGCTCCCGCCGAACTGCCGGCCGCGGCGTTGGTCAGCACCGTGGCCCAGGGGGTCGCGCCCATTGTCTTCTGTTTGGCGTCGATCCAGTCGCCGCCGGCGTTGCGCCACTTCCAGCCACTGCTGAAATCGACATAGTTGCGATGCGGTCCGACCGCGTCCAGCTTGAGATCCTCGCTGCCGGGCAGTCGCGCCGGTTCCAGCGGCTTGGCGATGCTGGAAAACAAATACGGCTGCTTGTAACGGTAGGCCGAGCCTGCCGCAGGCGGAGGATCGACCGGCGCGGGCGCTGGTGCAGGTGCGGGTGCGGGTGGCGGCGGACTGGTGGACGCCGCCGGCGATGGCGCCGGTGCACCGGCATCCTCGCCACCACCGCCGCTGCAGCCGGAGCAGCCGGCCGACAGCGAGGCCAGCCCAACCGCAAAGCTTTTCAACGCCAATCGACGTTGGCCGTCGGCGCCATCTGGTTGTTGCGGGAGGGCGTTGCTTGAATGGTGGGTCATGCTTGGATTGCTCAAGTCCCGCGTGGGCGGTAGACAAACACCTGCTCGTCACCGCTGCGCGCGGCGTAGGGCATGTAGACGATCGCCCGCACATAGGGGTTGTACGACCATTTCTTGTAGCAGGTCTCGGGTGCCCAGGTGATGCGCTGACCCGCGGGCAGCGGCGCGCGACTCACCGGCCAGGGCTTGTCGATGTCGGAGGGGATTTCGATCTCGTACACCGCGGCGTCGTCATTCAGCACATTGCCCACCAGGATGCGCCCGTTGTCCGGGCACCAGCAGGCGGCCGACCAGGAACCCGGCAGGGGCAAGGGCTGACTCAGTGGCCGCGGCGCGTTGATCCAGGAGGGTTGATCGACGGCCACATTCATGCAGCGCAGGCGCAGGTGGCCGGCCTGCACATCGGCGTGGATCAGCAGATTGCGCCAGCTGACATGGAACATGATGCCGCAGTCGGGGGTGTCCTGATCGTTGTTGCGCTTCGTGCCGCTGCCGTCCACATAGCGTTGGCTGGGCAGGTCAAACCAGCGCGGCACCATCGAGGCTCCATGACCTTGTGTCTCGATATAGATGCGCTGCTGAGCGGGCACATGCGCCGTCCAGTTCGGTGAGCCTGAACGCACGGATTGGCCCGGCGCGCTGCTTGGCCCGGTCATGCCCGGCCGCTGCGTCGCGCGCGCCCAGCTCAGCTTGTCGGTGAGCGAGCTGAAATCCACCTTGTGAGCCACCTCTCCACCGGCCTGGCCGTGCACGGCGCCGGCGCTGACCAACACGCGCATGAAGGTTCCATGGCGCGCGCCCCCATCATCGGGACCGATGACGTCCTGGGCCCCATAACTGTGACGTGACGTGGGCTGATGATCGACCGTGTACTCGGCCCAGGCGAAATCGGTGAGCACGGTGACTTCCGCCGACGCCTTGCTGTTGCTGCCGCGGGTGGCGGAATCCGGGTTGCTTCCGAACAGGGGTGTCGGGTCGGTGACGCGACGGAAGCTGGCGCTCTTGAGCCCCAGTTCCAGAATGTGCACGCTGTTGTCGTTGCTGTCGGCATGGCCACCGCCCTCGAACACCACTGCGCCATAGGTCCCGAAGTACGGATTGACGACGCTGCCGCTGTAGGCATTGACGGTGTTGACTGAGTGGAAGGCGTCGTAGTAAGGCGCCACGGTGTCCCGGAAGCTGTTCGTCAGCAAGCCATTGGACTGCGTCAGCAGAGCCACCTCGCCGGGTGCCGGCACCCAGGCCGGTAGGGGGCCACGCAGCGGCACCGGTGCCGGCAGAGGGCCGGCTGGACCCGGCAGCTCGCCGCTGGGCGGGCTGGGTGCTGGTGCTGGAGGTGCCGGGCTGGGCGTGGGGGCAGGCGACGGGGCGGGTGAGGGCGGTACCTCGTTGGACGCGCCCATCGCGCTGGCGCTGCTGCCACCACCACAGGCGGCGAGCGACGCGACGCCGGCTCCCGCCAGCAGCAGGCGGCTCAGAAAGGCACGCCTGTCATCTGCTTGCGCTGCCTCAGGCGTTGGCCCGTCCGTCGATGACTGTCGGTCGGCTGGAAGATTTTCTGCGGAAGGCTTGGGCATGGGCAGGGATCGGATGGAGCCCGCATTATCGGCACAGCAAGCACCGCCTCCGGCCTGGCGGCGCTTCGAGCTGTCACTTGCCGTAACGCCGCCTCACTCCCACTTCCACTGCCAGATGAAGTCCAGCGCGTTGTCGTCGCCCGATTGCGCGCGCAGGGTGAAGCGCTGGGCGATGCGGTAGATCAGCTGCCAGCTGCCGGTGGTGGCGTTGAGCCCGCGCTCGTAGCCCACGTAGACGCGTTTGCTGAGCTGCTTGCCCAGGCGCACCACCGTGCCCTTGGCCTCGTCGGCATCCTGGTGCACCGAGAGCTCGTCCAGGCCCAGGTTGCGCATCAGCTTGCCGCTGGCGCTTTCGCCCTCGCCGCTCAGCAGCGCCATGGCGGCGCGCTGCAGCAGGGCGGTGTCGCCGCGCCCCAGGCTTTCGGGGGCGCGGCCCAGCACCAGCCAGGAGAGCTTGTCGCTGTCGCGCATCTCGGGCTCCGAATAGAGCTTGATGCGCGGGTTCAGCGCCGTGCCGGTGACGGTCACGCCCACCCGCACATCGTCGAGGCCGGGCCGTATCGCCAGTACGTCCAGGCGCGGGTTGTCGGCCGCGCCGGCGAAGCTGATCTGGCCGCGCTCGATCTCGAGTTTTTGCGCATAGGCATCGAAGCTGCCGCCCACCGCCGAGACCACGCCATGCAAGGCCGGCTTGCCGTTGCTGTGCGTGAGCTTGAGCTGGCCCGCCAGCAAGGTGTCGAGCCCGCGGCCGCGCAAGCGCAGCTTCTTGCCCAGGTCCAGCTCCAGCTGCACATGCACGGGCAGCTTGCTGGCGCCGTTGCCGGCCTCGCTGCGCTCTTCCTGGCTGTCCTCGGGGCGCAGCACCAGCACATCCTCGTCCAGCTGCGGTGCATTGCCGCGTGTGAAATCGAACAGGCCCTCGTCGGCGCGCAGCTTGCCGCCCACGTCCAGGCCCTGGCGGCTGAGCTTGACCAGGCTTTCGCCGCTCAGCACCAGGCGCCGGTCGACGCGGCGCAGCAGCGCGAAGCGCTCGGCGCTGAGCCTGAACTCGGCGCTGGGCTCGGCGCCCAGCAAGACCTGACCCTCGGCGCGCAGGCTGCCCTCGCCGCCGCGCGCGCTGAGATGCTCGAGGCGGGCGCTTTCGCCGCTCAGGCGCAGGCCGAACTCGCCCTGCTGCAGGTCCACGCCATAGAGCGGGTTGCGCAGCGAGAGGCCCTGACCGCCGGCCTGGCCGGTGATCTGTGGCGCGCCCAGCTTGCCGCCCAGGCTGAGGCTGGCGAACAGGCTGCCACCCAGGCGCCAGCCGGTCGGCACCCAGGCGCCCCAGGTGCCCAGATTGGCCACGCGCGCCTCCAGCACGCCTTCCAGCGGCGCGGCCGGGCCGGGCAGCAGATGCGGCGCGGCCGCATGCGCGGTGAGGGCGCCGCCCAGCGCGCCGAGGTTCTGGCCGGCCATCGCCTGCGTGAGGTGCCACACGCCCTGGTCGGCCAGCAGTCCGAAGCGCAGTTCGGTGAGGCCCAGCGCCTGGGTGCCGCGTTCATCGGTCACGCTCAGGTCGCCGGCGCTGCGCTGCACCGCCACGTCCACCTTGAGATTGCGGGCGCCGCTGCTGACGCGCGCCGCACCGCCCATCACCAGATTGCCGCCCCAGCCGAAGCCTGGCTGCCAGCGTGCCAGCAGCGGTGCCACCGCCAGCGGCTCCATCGCCAGCTCGAGTTCCAGCTGGGGGGCGGCCGCGGTCAGCGCATCGAGCTGGAACTGGCGCCAGGCAAAACCTGCCCCCAGCAGTTCGAGCCGCCCCGGCGCGGCCTGCAGGGCCTCGAGGCGGCCCTGCGCGCCGAACTCCAGCTGCAGGGCCAGCTGGGAGGCCGCCAGCCAGGCCGGCAGGGCCGCGTTGTCCGGCCGCGCCAGCAGCTCGAGCTGGCGCGCCTGCCAGCGCGCGCCCTCGCGCCAGGCACGCGCCAGCGGCTGCGACCAGGCGCCCTCCAGGCTCAGCCTGAGCCCGCCGCTCTGCACAGGGCCTTGCGCACTGCCGTTCAACCAGCCGGGCAGGCGGTAGTCGCCCTGGGCGCTAAGCGTGAGCTGGTGCTTGGACCAGGGCCCGTTGAGCGCCAGCGCCAGCTCGCGCAGATGCAGGCTGCTGCCGGCGTCGAGCTGCTGGACGCCGGCCTGCAGCCGCAGCAGGGCATCGTCGCCGCCGCCCAGGGCGGCTTGCAGCTGCGCCTGCCTGATTTGCAGCGCCGGCAGCTGCTTGGCGCTCAGGCGCAGCTCCTTGATCTGCAGCTGTGCCTCGCTGCTCAACTGCCAGGGCAGTGCGGCATCCGTGCCGGCGGGGCTCAGCTCCAGGCCCAGCGTGCCGGCCAGCTCGCCCTGCAGGCTCAGGCCGGGCAACAGGGCGGGGAATAGGCCGCTCAACCAGGGCTGCAGGGCCGCTAGCTGGGGCGCCTGCCAATCGCTCTCCAGGCGCAAGCGTTCGGCACCACGGTCGGCCTCGCGCCCGGCCAGCTTGGCCTGCAGCTGGTTGCCTGCCAGCTTGAGCGCGAGCTGGGCCTGCGGCGCGGCCTCGGCCTGGCGCACATAGCGCAGCTCGCCCGTCAGCGGCAGGCCCGCCAGCTGGCTGGGCTGGATCTGCAGCAGGGCCTGGCCCT
This portion of the Paucibacter sediminis genome encodes:
- a CDS encoding ABC transporter ATP-binding protein, encoding MFLALDQVGLRYPNSHGRRAAVDAVTLALGRGQIGVLIGPSGCGKTSLLRSIAGLERLQAGRIRIDGETLADAGSGLHLPPEARRIGMVFQDYALFPHLSIAQNIGFGLQGLPRQQREQRVREMLELVGLAHAAKRAPHQLSGGQQQRVALARALAPAPRLMLLDEPFSSLDVDLREHLSQELRAILHASGTTALFVTHDQAEAFAIGDVVGVMHQGRLEQWDEAYTVYHRPATRFVADFIGHGVFTPARIVAGPDGPLVRTAVGELTDAGECPLPTAYPDGACEVLLRADDIVHDDLAPVKAQIERKIFRGAEFLYTLRLASGERLMAHVPSHHDHQLGEWIGIRAHVDHVVTFGIPAGVAAD
- a CDS encoding ABC transporter permease, with protein sequence MLRFIILVCLLLAVPVAGVLGSWLALDAQAWAILAHQWQTVLPEYAWSSLLLSVSVALGVALLGGATAAAVSLFEFPGRRWFEWALLLPMAMPAYVAAYAYTDVLQYSGALQSTLRQWTGAQGALWPDPRSLPGAVLLFVLCLYPYVYLLTRTALAERGVALMEAARMLGAGTWRRVREVALPLARPALAAGVALALMETLADYGVGAYFGLTTLTTGIYKAWLVMNDRIAAAQLASVLLLVVALLLWLERRAQARLRFVGSRSGALHAAEARPLPLQGLAALGAFLLCALPVLLGFVLPVLVLLQLLWQEGMHGEMGLPLARFAQWAWTSLQLAGLAAVLAVSLALVLAYATRVRSASPTLAALLGVSNRIVSLGYAVPGAVLAVGILLPLGWLQTHAPQLGLTALMTGSIAGLIYAYLVRFSGVALQSVEAGYARISTTVDETARMLGASRRRLFLELHAPLLARSALAAALLVFVDVMKELPATLVLRPFNSDTLAVVAYQLARDERLGEAALPSLAIVLVGLVPVLMLSRAMRKKPGT
- a CDS encoding HesA/MoeB/ThiF family protein, with amino-acid sequence MNDEQLLRYSRHILLDEIGVEGQQKLADSHALVIGAGGLGSPVALYLATAGVGRLTLVDHDTVDLTNLQRQIVHRLDAVGTPKVASAARTLAQLNPEVQVRALQLRANAAQLDELVATADVVLDCSDNFATRHAVNAACVRHGRPLVAGAAIGFDGQISVYDSRDGRQPCYACLFPPDAAYEEVRCATMGVFAPLVGIIGSMQAAEALKLLMGLPGSLAGRLQMLDARRMEWSEIQVQRDPGCSCCGGQSLATDSPN
- a CDS encoding S41 family peptidase — protein: MGAKLKVAGWVALGAVAGALTTMQLQANARSSLTPLPLEEMQQLAAVFGLVKAEYVEPVDEKKLINDAISGMVSGLDPHSQFFDQKSFKEFREGTTGKFVGVGIEIGMEDGLVKIVSPIEGSPAFRAGLKSGDLISKIDDTAVKGLSLDQAVKRMRGEPNTKVSLTIYRKSESRSFPITITREEIRVQSVRSKVVEPGYAWLRVSQFQDRTVEDFARKLEEIYKAEPNLKGLVLDLRNDPGGLLEASVAISAAFLQQGVEVVSTNGQIAESKASFKASPDFYQRRGGSDPLRKLPAALKNVPLVVLVNEGSASASEIVAGALQDHKRAIVMGAQTFGKGSVQTVRQLGPETALKITTARYYTPSGRSIQAKGIVPDVLLDETAEGNVFAALRMREADLEKHLNNGAEEKDAAREKAREEARQKLEADFAKKNEPPKPLPEFGSAEDFPLQQALNQLKGRPVAVSKTAVERKAEAKPGE
- a CDS encoding TIGR00730 family Rossman fold protein, whose protein sequence is MSKHNKLHARNFPTAKEEAKHLKPSPDYEGPDSAYRLAFTDTDFLLREELRPVRMQLELLKPELVQQEQGIHSTIVMFGSARILDREGALAAVQAAKAGGDAAAIKRAEMQLAMSRYYEEARRFASLVTKASSDRHNPIYVVTGGGPGIMEAGNRGAHEVGGKSIGLNIVLPHEQLPNPYITPELCFRFHYFALRKMHFLMRSVALVCFPGGFGTLDELFETMTLVQTGKSRRRPILMFGREFWSKLINFDYLIETGMISPGDEQLFHYVENAEEAWALLEREYDMNPNHDHND